From the genome of Streptomyces sp. NBC_01116, one region includes:
- a CDS encoding pentapeptide repeat-containing protein encodes MSDNEPTAVPGNGREALRADCANCFALCCVALTLTASSDFAIDKDAGRPCPNLQDDNRCGIHTRLRPKGFSGCTVYDCFGAGQKVSQVTYDGRDWRSSPDLAAQMFQVFPVMRQLHELLWYLTEALTLPDARPLYTEIRRALEATERHTSRPAVDFAELDVAGHRDRVAGLLLRTSELVRAAAPRRKKRNHRGADLIGARLRGADLRAADLRGAYLIAADLTGADLRLADLIGADFRDADLSGADLTGSLFLTQAQLNAARGNAKTALPSSLSRPPHWAA; translated from the coding sequence GTGTCCGACAACGAACCGACCGCCGTGCCCGGCAACGGACGCGAGGCCCTGCGAGCGGACTGCGCGAACTGTTTCGCTCTCTGCTGCGTCGCCCTCACGCTCACGGCCTCGTCGGACTTCGCCATCGACAAGGACGCCGGGCGGCCCTGTCCCAACCTGCAGGACGACAACCGCTGCGGCATCCACACCCGGCTACGTCCGAAGGGCTTCTCCGGCTGCACCGTGTACGACTGCTTCGGCGCCGGCCAGAAGGTCTCCCAGGTGACCTACGACGGCCGCGACTGGCGTTCGTCCCCCGACCTCGCCGCGCAGATGTTCCAGGTTTTCCCTGTCATGCGCCAGCTCCATGAGCTGCTGTGGTATCTCACCGAGGCACTCACCCTGCCGGACGCGCGCCCCCTGTACACCGAGATCCGCCGGGCCCTGGAAGCAACGGAACGACACACCTCGCGCCCGGCCGTCGACTTCGCGGAACTGGACGTCGCCGGTCATCGGGACAGGGTCGCCGGGCTGCTTCTGCGTACCAGCGAACTCGTCCGGGCCGCCGCGCCCCGCCGCAAGAAGCGCAACCACCGCGGTGCCGATCTCATCGGGGCCCGGCTGCGCGGCGCCGACCTGCGCGCAGCGGACCTCCGCGGGGCCTACCTGATCGCCGCAGACCTCACCGGCGCCGACCTCCGCCTGGCCGACCTCATCGGCGCGGACTTCCGCGACGCCGATCTCTCGGGCGCCGACCTCACGGGAAGCCTGTTCCTCACCCAGGCCCAGCTCAACGCAGCGAGGGGCAACGCGAAGACAGCTCTTCCCTCATCTCTGAGCCGCCCTCCGCATTGGGCCGCCTAA
- a CDS encoding DUF6286 domain-containing protein, which produces MTVPAAGRGTTTVAPRAVRRIAERAATEALTEGGAVTRASASVRGATARVTVGVRLPYPIQADEAAGRIRERAQTRTAALTGLSVPHADIRIDALSVLPLPPGRKPSDGEPPGPDDAARTAEHTVRSGGRGSRIRAQRRIPAVLTAAVAATGCALLLVDVVAVRLGGTPAAWRMWLVDWASTHGPTDTAVRAGGALAALTGVWLLGYALLPGHGRRLTMAAPAPRLRAVLDRSAAARVVQDRAATVAGVVRARVSVRRRRVRVLAEVGYGDPEQVRAEVLQVLEATLPELGLVRAPALRVSMRVRREPPGQPPSIEEPAECMAGSTTATPAPAPAPAPAPAELMRE; this is translated from the coding sequence ATGACGGTCCCCGCCGCCGGGCGTGGCACCACGACGGTGGCGCCCCGAGCAGTACGGCGGATCGCCGAGCGGGCGGCGACCGAGGCGCTGACCGAAGGCGGCGCGGTGACTCGCGCCTCGGCTTCGGTGCGCGGAGCGACCGCGCGGGTCACGGTCGGCGTCCGGCTGCCGTATCCGATACAGGCAGATGAAGCGGCCGGTCGAATCCGGGAACGGGCACAGACCCGGACCGCGGCCCTGACGGGCCTGTCCGTTCCGCACGCCGACATCCGGATCGACGCGCTCTCGGTGCTTCCTCTGCCACCCGGCCGGAAACCTTCGGACGGTGAGCCACCTGGGCCAGATGATGCGGCGCGCACGGCGGAGCACACCGTACGGAGCGGTGGCCGGGGCAGCCGGATCCGGGCGCAGCGCCGGATTCCTGCGGTGCTGACGGCGGCCGTTGCTGCGACCGGCTGTGCGCTGCTCCTGGTGGACGTCGTCGCAGTCCGGCTCGGCGGCACACCCGCCGCCTGGCGGATGTGGCTGGTCGACTGGGCGTCGACGCACGGCCCGACGGACACGGCGGTCCGCGCCGGCGGGGCGCTGGCCGCGCTGACCGGCGTCTGGCTGCTGGGGTACGCCCTGCTGCCGGGTCACGGGCGAAGACTGACGATGGCCGCGCCCGCGCCGCGACTGCGGGCCGTGCTCGACCGTTCGGCCGCCGCCCGGGTCGTCCAGGATCGGGCCGCCACCGTGGCCGGAGTGGTTCGGGCCCGGGTGAGTGTCCGGCGGAGGCGCGTAAGAGTGCTGGCAGAAGTGGGCTACGGCGACCCGGAGCAGGTGCGGGCCGAGGTGCTCCAAGTCCTTGAAGCGACCTTGCCGGAGCTGGGTCTGGTGCGGGCTCCGGCGCTGCGGGTCAGCATGCGAGTCCGGCGGGAGCCGCCCGGGCAGCCGCCGTCCATCGAGGAGCCGGCGGAATGCATGGCTGGTTCGACGACAGCGACACCGGCACCGGCACCGGCTCCGGCTCCGGCTCCGGCTGAGCTGATGAGGGAGTGA
- a CDS encoding RNA polymerase sigma factor, whose amino-acid sequence MPGDGNQLTERVPDAVAADEALLAVRAGEGDEVAFEVLVRRHGPVMLQLATRLLGDRADAEDAVQDAFVSAWRKLPEFRRDASFHTWLYRIVTNRCLNRLRARRPAADLDSVPEQAAPEHQASPARAVESRAAVDALAEAMASLSPEQRVCWVLREMQGLSYESIAGTVGISLQAVRGRVFRARRSLTEAMSAWR is encoded by the coding sequence GTGCCCGGTGACGGGAATCAGCTGACGGAGCGCGTGCCGGACGCCGTGGCGGCCGACGAGGCGCTGCTGGCCGTGAGGGCCGGGGAGGGGGACGAGGTGGCCTTCGAGGTGCTCGTGCGCAGACATGGCCCGGTCATGCTGCAATTGGCGACGCGGCTTCTCGGCGACCGGGCGGACGCCGAGGACGCCGTACAGGACGCCTTCGTGAGCGCCTGGCGTAAACTCCCCGAATTCCGCCGGGATGCCTCGTTCCACACATGGCTCTACCGCATCGTCACCAATCGCTGCCTCAACCGACTCAGAGCCCGCAGACCGGCGGCGGACCTTGACTCGGTCCCGGAACAGGCCGCCCCCGAGCATCAGGCGTCCCCCGCCCGTGCGGTGGAGTCCCGGGCGGCCGTCGACGCGCTGGCCGAGGCGATGGCGAGTCTCTCGCCCGAACAACGCGTGTGCTGGGTGCTGCGTGAGATGCAGGGACTGTCGTACGAGAGCATCGCGGGAACGGTCGGAATCAGTCTGCAGGCGGTCCGCGGCCGGGTCTTCCGGGCGCGCCGCTCCTTGACGGAGGCGATGAGCGCATGGCGATGA
- a CDS encoding LAETG motif-containing sortase-dependent surface protein, translating to MTIPRRSWRGAGALVAAAVVGLTGGVVSAGPAAAHTPTWAVTCSEVTVALTDYTSSVPNTVTVTVDGNDLLPTETFGREFRKKLTLPEHDKPVTVRLVVKDAEGEGKHSIDETKTAEVCEEEPSPTPPTPTPTKSVPGEATPSETPSTGTPEPSATPSEQPSESAPAVPATSPSSPDLAETGSSSSTPVIGGAAVAVLLAGGGILWAVRKRRTA from the coding sequence ATGACCATACCCAGGAGATCGTGGCGTGGCGCGGGAGCACTCGTGGCCGCTGCGGTCGTCGGTCTGACCGGAGGAGTCGTCTCCGCCGGTCCGGCCGCGGCTCACACCCCCACCTGGGCCGTGACCTGCTCCGAGGTGACTGTCGCGCTCACCGACTACACGAGCAGCGTCCCCAACACGGTGACCGTCACGGTGGACGGCAACGACCTGCTGCCCACCGAGACGTTCGGTCGTGAGTTCCGCAAGAAGCTGACGCTTCCCGAGCACGACAAGCCGGTGACCGTCCGACTGGTCGTCAAGGACGCCGAGGGCGAGGGCAAGCACTCCATCGACGAGACGAAGACGGCGGAGGTGTGCGAAGAGGAGCCCAGCCCCACGCCTCCGACCCCGACCCCGACCAAGTCGGTTCCGGGCGAGGCGACCCCGTCCGAGACGCCGTCCACCGGGACGCCCGAGCCGAGTGCCACCCCCAGTGAGCAGCCCTCGGAGTCCGCGCCGGCCGTGCCCGCCACGAGCCCGAGCTCGCCGGACCTGGCCGAGACCGGTTCGTCGTCGTCGACTCCGGTCATCGGTGGCGCCGCGGTAGCTGTGCTGTTGGCCGGGGGCGGCATCCTGTGGGCCGTCCGCAAGCGGCGTACCGCCTAG
- a CDS encoding SRPBCC family protein has product MPRTMSVADSIVIDATPAQVYEQLSDPTAMGRWSPENRGATVKGDRRGTYVGMVFEGRNKRGAARWTTRCTVTAADPGERFAFRVHAIGLRRPLLPGPIATWDYRFEAVDGATLVTETWTDDRRRWPDFLAHAFDRVATGGKTFAQFQGGNIRTTLTRLKAALEEDVRGGTGS; this is encoded by the coding sequence ATGCCCCGCACCATGTCCGTAGCGGACAGCATCGTCATCGACGCCACCCCAGCGCAGGTCTACGAGCAGCTCAGTGATCCCACGGCGATGGGGCGTTGGAGCCCCGAGAACCGTGGTGCGACCGTGAAGGGCGATCGGCGTGGTACGTACGTCGGCATGGTCTTCGAGGGGCGGAACAAGCGCGGGGCGGCGCGCTGGACGACACGGTGCACGGTGACGGCGGCCGATCCCGGCGAGCGCTTCGCCTTCCGGGTGCACGCGATCGGTCTGCGACGCCCTCTGCTCCCGGGGCCGATCGCCACGTGGGACTACCGCTTCGAGGCGGTGGACGGCGCGACCCTGGTCACCGAGACCTGGACAGACGACCGGCGTCGCTGGCCTGACTTCCTCGCCCATGCCTTCGACCGGGTCGCCACGGGCGGGAAGACCTTCGCGCAGTTCCAAGGCGGCAACATCCGGACGACGCTGACGCGCCTCAAGGCGGCCCTGGAGGAGGACGTCCGGGGAGGAACCGGAAGTTAG
- a CDS encoding VOC family protein, with protein MIAELDCVVLDCPDPRKLADFYASLLGGEVDLPDRRWGCDEDWSTLHTPGGLVLAFQRVAGHRPPRWPDQDPPQQFHLDFGVTDQERAHGEALACGASPLDTGDAGRGWRVYADPAGHPFCLVRR; from the coding sequence ATGATCGCTGAACTGGACTGTGTGGTCCTGGACTGCCCGGATCCGAGGAAACTGGCCGACTTCTACGCGTCCTTGCTCGGGGGCGAGGTCGACCTCCCCGACCGGCGATGGGGGTGCGACGAGGACTGGTCCACTCTGCACACGCCCGGCGGACTCGTCCTCGCCTTTCAGCGGGTGGCCGGCCACCGGCCCCCTCGCTGGCCCGACCAGGACCCGCCCCAGCAGTTCCACCTGGACTTCGGCGTCACCGATCAGGAGCGGGCGCACGGCGAGGCCCTGGCCTGCGGGGCGTCCCCGCTCGACACCGGGGACGCGGGGCGCGGCTGGCGTGTGTACGCCGATCCCGCCGGGCACCCTTTCTGTCTGGTACGGCGCTGA
- a CDS encoding SpoIIE family protein phosphatase: protein MTDDERRQDAEASSLRRIDRKTNGEIRPTERLAMNRTGSFDWDLDTRTLDIDEAGLMVFGVDPATFDARPGALLEHLEPAERARLDVTIDEAVTGGSSSFSVHLRVPLDDGTTQWTHVQARILRSKDGRAHRIVGVVRDATAEVTHSAFVLDLEKRRQRQTNIVERTTSAMSRAVTVDDVTAALTGPGGLARLGADGLALGLVESSALNIVALSGESLEVLDGLGSGDLDRNLPLADTIRSGRPRFITSLAALARRYPELESHLGRLRFRAAAYLPLVAQARSLGGLALFYRERTVFNADERILCLGLAAIVAQSLQRAMLFDEEREFATQLQSAMLPPRIQDVEGGEIAVRYHAAWSGRQVGGDWYDVITLPKHRYGLVVGDVQGHDTHAAAIMGQLRIALRAYAAEGHPPATVLARASRFLAELDTDRFATCTYAQVDLASGTVQVVRAGHLGPLIRHLDGRVGSPQVRGGLPLGTSTDLQDEEYPETRLDLVPGETFVLYTDGLVEEPGADLDTGIEALRNEVSAGPAGAEALADHLSERLWERWGSGDDVALLVLRRSPDVGSSHAPRLHQYIHQADPEGLSDARAIVRQALADWDMAEFADDAELVTGELLVNVLLHTEGGAVLTLEVLPEPVRRIRLSVQDRSSAWPRRRTPGETSTSGRGLLLLDAVATRWGIEPRGEGKAVWCEIGPAPSPATTPPQTVAER from the coding sequence ATGACCGACGACGAACGGCGGCAGGACGCCGAAGCCTCTTCGCTCCGCCGGATCGACCGGAAGACCAACGGTGAGATCCGGCCGACGGAACGCCTCGCCATGAACCGGACCGGAAGCTTCGACTGGGACCTGGACACCCGGACCCTGGACATCGACGAGGCCGGGCTCATGGTGTTCGGCGTGGATCCGGCGACCTTCGACGCACGCCCGGGCGCACTGCTGGAGCACCTGGAACCGGCGGAACGGGCCCGGCTCGACGTCACGATCGACGAGGCCGTCACCGGCGGCAGCAGTTCCTTCAGCGTCCACCTCCGCGTGCCGCTGGACGACGGGACCACACAGTGGACCCATGTCCAGGCCCGCATTCTGCGATCGAAGGACGGAAGGGCTCACCGGATCGTGGGGGTCGTCCGGGACGCGACGGCGGAGGTCACCCATTCGGCCTTCGTTCTCGATCTGGAGAAGCGGCGGCAACGTCAGACCAATATCGTTGAACGAACAACGAGCGCCATGTCCCGTGCCGTGACCGTGGACGACGTGACGGCCGCCCTCACCGGCCCCGGCGGGCTGGCCCGGCTGGGCGCCGACGGTCTCGCCCTGGGGCTCGTGGAGAGCTCCGCGCTGAACATCGTCGCGCTGAGCGGCGAGTCGCTCGAGGTGCTCGACGGGCTCGGCTCCGGTGACCTCGACCGCAACCTCCCCCTCGCGGACACCATCCGCAGCGGACGCCCCCGGTTCATCACCTCCCTCGCCGCGCTCGCCCGTCGATACCCGGAGCTGGAGTCGCATCTCGGGAGGCTGAGGTTCAGGGCGGCGGCGTATCTGCCGCTGGTGGCCCAGGCCCGGTCGCTCGGTGGTCTGGCCCTCTTCTACCGCGAGCGCACGGTCTTCAACGCGGACGAGCGCATTCTGTGCCTGGGCCTCGCCGCCATCGTGGCCCAGTCCCTCCAACGGGCGATGCTCTTCGACGAGGAGCGGGAGTTCGCCACCCAGCTCCAGTCCGCGATGCTCCCGCCCCGGATACAGGATGTCGAGGGCGGCGAGATCGCGGTCCGCTACCACGCGGCGTGGAGCGGCCGACAGGTCGGTGGCGACTGGTACGACGTGATCACCCTGCCCAAGCACCGTTACGGGCTGGTCGTGGGGGACGTGCAGGGGCACGACACCCACGCCGCCGCGATCATGGGCCAGTTGCGTATCGCCCTGCGCGCGTACGCCGCCGAAGGGCATCCGCCGGCCACCGTCCTGGCACGGGCCTCCCGCTTCCTCGCCGAACTGGACACCGACCGTTTCGCCACCTGCACCTACGCCCAGGTCGACCTGGCGTCCGGAACGGTGCAGGTGGTCCGGGCCGGACATCTCGGTCCGTTGATCCGCCACCTCGACGGGCGGGTGGGCAGCCCGCAGGTGCGCGGCGGGCTGCCGCTGGGCACCTCCACGGACCTCCAGGACGAGGAGTACCCGGAGACCCGGCTGGACCTGGTGCCCGGTGAGACGTTCGTCCTGTACACGGACGGGTTGGTGGAGGAGCCGGGGGCCGACCTCGACACCGGGATCGAAGCGCTGCGCAACGAGGTGAGCGCCGGGCCCGCGGGGGCCGAGGCGTTGGCCGATCACCTGTCGGAACGGCTGTGGGAACGGTGGGGGTCGGGGGATGATGTGGCGCTGCTCGTCCTGCGCCGAAGCCCCGACGTGGGGTCGTCGCATGCGCCGCGGCTGCACCAGTACATCCACCAGGCCGACCCGGAAGGGCTCTCCGACGCCCGTGCGATCGTGCGCCAGGCTCTCGCCGACTGGGACATGGCCGAGTTCGCGGACGATGCCGAGCTCGTCACGGGCGAGTTGCTGGTGAACGTGCTCCTGCACACCGAGGGCGGGGCCGTCCTGACGCTGGAAGTGCTGCCCGAACCGGTGCGGCGGATCCGGCTGTCGGTCCAGGACCGGTCCAGCGCCTGGCCCCGCCGGCGCACGCCGGGCGAGACGTCCACCTCCGGCCGGGGGCTGCTCCTGCTCGACGCGGTCGCCACGCGCTGGGGCATCGAGCCGAGAGGCGAGGGCAAGGCCGTCTGGTGCGAGATCGGCCCCGCTCCCTCGCCGGCCACCACACCGCCGCAGACGGTCGCAGAGCGGTGA
- a CDS encoding enoyl-CoA hydratase/isomerase family protein: protein MNDDQPVLLEKRGTCLHLTLNRPRALNALSHTMVRLLDEALSRAEQDESIASVLLSGAGDRGLCAGGDIRALHDDARASGRESLEFWRDEYRLNARIARFPKPYVALMDGIVMGGGVGVSAHSGIRVVTERSRVAMPETAIGFVPDVGGTRLLSTAPGELGTHLALTGRSVGSADAVLCGLADHHVPARLLPALTEALDEATGQDTSVAGIVQRFATEPPAGELAAQRDWIDGCYAADSVEEILRRLRESGIPAAGAAADELLTKSPLALKVTLSALRRAARLDSLEAVLDQEFRVSSRAFEHPDFVEGVRARIIDKDNEPQWKPGSLNEIADQEVARFFAPLGPGEQELGLAPGPTHA from the coding sequence ATGAACGACGACCAGCCCGTCCTCCTGGAGAAGAGGGGCACCTGCCTGCACCTCACGCTGAACCGCCCGCGCGCGCTCAACGCACTCAGCCACACCATGGTGCGGCTTCTCGACGAGGCCCTGTCCCGCGCCGAGCAGGACGAATCAATCGCATCGGTACTGCTGTCCGGGGCCGGCGACCGGGGCCTGTGCGCCGGCGGCGACATTCGCGCCCTGCACGACGACGCACGGGCCTCGGGACGCGAGTCCCTGGAGTTCTGGCGTGACGAGTACCGCTTGAACGCCCGCATCGCCCGATTCCCCAAGCCGTACGTCGCACTGATGGACGGCATCGTGATGGGCGGGGGAGTCGGGGTTTCGGCACACTCCGGGATCCGCGTCGTCACCGAACGCTCACGCGTCGCCATGCCCGAGACCGCGATCGGCTTCGTGCCCGATGTCGGGGGCACCCGCCTCCTGTCCACCGCCCCCGGTGAACTGGGCACTCACCTGGCGCTCACGGGCCGTTCCGTCGGGTCGGCCGACGCCGTTCTCTGCGGCCTGGCCGATCACCACGTCCCGGCCCGCCTTCTGCCTGCCCTGACCGAAGCGCTGGACGAGGCGACCGGCCAGGACACGTCGGTGGCGGGCATCGTCCAGCGCTTCGCCACGGAGCCGCCTGCCGGTGAGCTCGCGGCCCAGCGCGACTGGATCGACGGTTGCTACGCGGCGGACAGCGTGGAGGAGATCCTCCGGCGGCTGCGCGAGAGCGGCATTCCAGCAGCCGGGGCGGCGGCGGACGAACTCCTGACCAAGTCGCCGCTCGCGCTCAAGGTCACGCTTTCCGCACTCCGCAGGGCAGCCCGGCTCGACAGCCTGGAGGCCGTTCTCGACCAGGAGTTCCGTGTCTCCAGCCGGGCTTTCGAACACCCGGACTTCGTCGAAGGTGTGCGAGCCCGGATCATCGACAAGGACAACGAACCGCAGTGGAAGCCGGGCTCCCTCAACGAGATCGCCGACCAGGAGGTCGCCCGGTTCTTCGCACCGCTCGGCCCCGGCGAACAGGAACTCGGACTCGCTCCGGGCCCCACCCACGCCTAG
- a CDS encoding NADPH-dependent F420 reductase, translating to MKIGIIGAGNIGGNLTRRLTALGHEVAVANSRGPHTLTALAEETGARPVTASEAALGAQVVVVTVPLKAVPDLPAGFLDGAAEGAAVIDTGNYYPQQRDGRINAIEDGLPESRWTEQQIGHPVIKAFNGTYAQDILDRGRPQGTPGRQALPVAGDDSAAKQAVRDLIDELGFDTVDSGGLDESWRQQPGTPVYGSQGDIDAIVKALSEASQERTAEWRA from the coding sequence ATGAAGATCGGCATCATCGGCGCAGGCAACATCGGCGGCAACCTCACGCGTCGTCTGACCGCCCTCGGGCACGAGGTCGCGGTTGCCAACTCCCGCGGTCCTCACACGCTCACCGCCCTCGCCGAAGAGACCGGGGCGAGGCCGGTGACAGCGTCTGAGGCCGCGCTCGGCGCCCAGGTGGTCGTCGTCACCGTGCCGCTGAAGGCCGTGCCGGATCTGCCCGCGGGATTTCTCGACGGTGCCGCGGAGGGCGCCGCGGTCATCGACACGGGCAACTACTACCCGCAGCAGCGTGACGGTCGCATCAACGCCATCGAGGACGGGCTGCCCGAGAGCCGGTGGACGGAACAGCAGATCGGTCACCCCGTGATCAAGGCGTTCAACGGCACGTACGCCCAGGACATCCTGGACCGGGGCCGTCCGCAGGGCACTCCGGGCAGGCAGGCGCTCCCGGTGGCCGGCGACGACTCGGCGGCCAAGCAGGCGGTGCGCGACCTCATCGACGAGTTGGGCTTCGACACGGTCGACAGCGGCGGCCTGGACGAATCGTGGCGCCAGCAGCCGGGCACGCCGGTGTACGGCAGCCAGGGCGACATCGACGCCATCGTGAAGGCTCTCTCGGAAGCGTCGCAGGAACGCACTGCGGAGTGGCGCGCCTGA
- a CDS encoding Asp23/Gls24 family envelope stress response protein — protein sequence MTTIQPAATVPSAGAASRTGSTKQSGSAGGTTTLGSGATGAAEPAATRGRTSIADTVVVKIAGMAAREIPGVHDMGGGLSRTLGAVRDRVPGGRPNVGRGVKVEVGERQTAIDLDLVVEYGVAITDVAHDVRENVIAAVERTTGLEVVEVNVTVNDVHLPEDDDEAAPSETRVA from the coding sequence ATGACCACCATCCAGCCAGCAGCGACCGTTCCCTCCGCGGGAGCCGCTTCACGGACGGGTTCGACGAAGCAGAGCGGCTCCGCGGGCGGGACCACCACACTCGGCAGCGGGGCCACCGGGGCGGCCGAGCCGGCGGCGACCCGGGGCCGTACCTCCATCGCGGACACCGTCGTCGTGAAGATCGCGGGGATGGCGGCCCGGGAGATTCCCGGCGTCCACGACATGGGCGGCGGCCTCTCCCGCACCCTAGGCGCGGTGCGCGACCGGGTGCCTGGCGGCCGGCCGAACGTCGGGCGAGGTGTCAAGGTCGAGGTGGGCGAGCGCCAGACCGCCATCGACCTCGACCTTGTCGTCGAGTACGGCGTCGCGATCACCGATGTGGCGCACGATGTCCGCGAGAACGTCATCGCGGCGGTGGAACGCACCACGGGCCTTGAGGTCGTCGAGGTCAATGTGACGGTCAACGACGTGCATCTGCCCGAGGACGACGACGAGGCCGCCCCTTCCGAGACCCGCGTGGCGTGA
- the ctaD gene encoding cytochrome c oxidase subunit I, translating into MPVRRGEPGNVVIKWMTTTDHKTIGTLYLVTSFAFFCVGGLLALVMRAELARPGIQLISNEQFNQAFTMHGTIMLLMFATPLFAGFANWIMPLQIGAPDVAFPRLNMFAYWLYLFGSLIAVAGFLTPQGAADFGWFAYAPLNDAVRSPGIGADMWIMGLAFSGFGTILGSVNFITTIICMRAPGMTMFRMPIFVWNVLLTGVLVLLAFPVLAAALLALEADRKFGAHVFDAANGGALLWQHLFWFFGHPEVYIIALPFFGIVTEIFPVFSRKPVFGYIGLVAATIAIAGLSATVWAHHMFVTGGVLLPFFSFMTFLIAVPTGVKFFNWIGTMWKGSLSMETPMLWAVGFLVTFLFGGLTGIILASPPLDFHVSDSYFVVAHFHYVVFGTVVFAMFAGFHFWWPKFTGKMLDERLGKMTFWTLFVGFHGTFLVQHWLGAEGMPRRYADYLDADGFTALNTISTISSFLLGLSILPFFYNIWKTAKYGKKIEVDDPWGYGRSLEWATSCPPPRHNFVTLPRIRSESPAFDLHHPAVRSLEGATNRPQNSTIVAPGDRHE; encoded by the coding sequence ATGCCGGTACGGCGCGGCGAACCCGGCAACGTGGTCATCAAGTGGATGACCACGACGGACCACAAGACGATCGGCACGCTCTACCTCGTCACCTCCTTCGCGTTCTTCTGCGTGGGAGGGCTCCTGGCGCTGGTGATGCGGGCCGAACTGGCCCGGCCCGGCATCCAGCTGATCTCGAACGAGCAGTTCAACCAGGCGTTCACGATGCACGGCACGATCATGCTGCTCATGTTCGCGACGCCGCTGTTCGCCGGATTCGCCAACTGGATCATGCCGCTGCAGATCGGCGCGCCCGACGTGGCGTTCCCCCGGCTGAACATGTTCGCCTACTGGCTGTACCTCTTCGGCTCGCTCATCGCGGTGGCCGGCTTCCTCACCCCGCAGGGCGCCGCGGACTTCGGCTGGTTCGCCTACGCCCCGCTCAACGACGCGGTCCGCTCACCGGGCATCGGCGCCGACATGTGGATCATGGGTCTGGCCTTCTCCGGCTTCGGCACGATCCTCGGCTCGGTCAACTTCATCACCACGATCATCTGCATGCGCGCACCCGGCATGACGATGTTCCGCATGCCGATCTTCGTCTGGAACGTCCTGCTGACCGGTGTGCTGGTCCTGCTGGCCTTCCCGGTCCTCGCCGCGGCCCTGCTGGCGCTGGAGGCCGACCGCAAGTTCGGCGCGCACGTCTTCGACGCGGCCAACGGCGGCGCCTTGCTCTGGCAGCACCTGTTCTGGTTCTTCGGCCACCCCGAGGTCTACATCATCGCCCTGCCGTTCTTCGGCATCGTCACCGAGATCTTCCCGGTCTTCAGCCGCAAACCGGTCTTCGGCTATATCGGCCTGGTCGCGGCCACCATCGCCATCGCGGGTCTGTCCGCGACCGTGTGGGCGCACCACATGTTCGTCACGGGCGGTGTGCTGTTGCCGTTCTTCTCGTTCATGACGTTCCTCATCGCCGTGCCGACAGGCGTGAAGTTCTTCAACTGGATCGGCACGATGTGGAAGGGTTCCCTCTCCATGGAGACCCCGATGCTCTGGGCCGTCGGGTTTCTGGTCACCTTCCTGTTCGGCGGCCTGACCGGGATCATCCTCGCCTCACCGCCCCTGGACTTCCACGTCTCCGACTCGTACTTCGTCGTCGCCCACTTCCACTACGTGGTATTCGGCACCGTGGTGTTCGCGATGTTCGCCGGATTTCACTTCTGGTGGCCGAAGTTCACCGGCAAGATGCTGGACGAACGGCTCGGCAAAATGACGTTCTGGACGCTCTTCGTCGGATTCCACGGCACGTTCCTCGTTCAGCACTGGCTCGGCGCCGAGGGCATGCCGCGCCGTTACGCTGACTATCTCGACGCCGACGGATTCACCGCGCTGAACACGATCTCCACCATCTCCTCCTTCCTGCTCGGACTGTCGATCCTGCCGTTCTTCTACAACATCTGGAAGACCGCCAAGTACGGCAAGAAGATCGAGGTCGACGACCCGTGGGGCTACGGTCGTTCGCTGGAATGGGCCACCTCCTGCCCGCCGCCCCGGCACAACTTCGTCACCCTGCCGCGGATTCGTTCCGAATCCCCGGCGTTCGACCTACACCACCCGGCTGTCCGCTCCCTGGAAGGCGCCACCAATCGCCCCCAGAACTCCACGATCGTCGCCCCGGGGGACCGGCACGAGTGA
- a CDS encoding Asp23/Gls24 family envelope stress response protein, with translation MTAVTRRDRVAVAAAEAARGVPGVAFLRPGVADLLRARIAERTPFRAPQSGNRAPGVRVGRDEDDGWHIDIRFVLCRGHRALDITRAVRAAVVAALPGEPVVSVRITVTGVV, from the coding sequence ATGACCGCGGTCACACGCAGGGACCGGGTGGCGGTCGCTGCCGCCGAGGCCGCTCGCGGCGTGCCGGGCGTCGCCTTCCTGCGCCCCGGTGTGGCGGACCTGCTGCGCGCTCGGATCGCCGAGCGCACTCCGTTCCGCGCCCCACAGAGCGGGAACAGGGCGCCGGGAGTGCGGGTCGGCCGGGACGAGGACGACGGCTGGCACATCGACATCCGGTTCGTCCTGTGCCGCGGCCACCGGGCGCTCGACATCACCCGGGCGGTGCGGGCCGCGGTCGTCGCCGCGCTGCCCGGGGAGCCCGTGGTCTCGGTGCGGATCACCGTGACGGGCGTGGTCTGA